One stretch of Hoeflea sp. 108 DNA includes these proteins:
- a CDS encoding RidA family protein produces MLGVQLPPAPPPVANFVTHVREGDMLYLSGQGPREVDGTLWTGKVGDAVSVSQAYQHARLVGINLLAVMQEALGDLSRVKRVVKLLGMVNAAPDFEDHPQVINGCSDLFIEVFGEAGHHARSAVGFGSLPGNITVEIEAIVALRN; encoded by the coding sequence ATGCTGGGTGTTCAGCTTCCACCGGCGCCGCCGCCGGTCGCCAACTTCGTCACCCATGTGCGCGAGGGTGACATGCTCTATCTCTCGGGGCAGGGGCCGCGTGAGGTGGATGGCACGTTGTGGACCGGCAAGGTCGGCGACGCCGTCAGTGTAAGCCAAGCCTACCAGCATGCCCGCCTTGTAGGGATCAACCTGCTGGCGGTCATGCAGGAGGCGCTCGGAGATCTCTCCAGGGTCAAGCGGGTCGTCAAGCTGCTCGGGATGGTCAATGCCGCCCCTGACTTCGAAGACCACCCTCAGGTCATCAATGGATGCTCCGATCTCTTCATCGAGGTCTTTGGCGAGGCCGGCCACCACGCGCGCTCGGCCGTCGGCTTCGGGTCTCTGCCCGGCAACATCACGGTGGAGATCGAAGCTATCGTGGCACTCAGGAACTGA
- a CDS encoding IclR family transcriptional regulator gives MDAISRPADAETAGNGGKRSRVSGIDRALQVIDYLYETGEPAGGYAIAKAIKAPLSTVYVIIDDLVEKNMLARSPDGTIWLGARLYHYGLAYARSLDFMGVANREMHDLCRDVGETVQLCGREGDHMLVLAMADGPSPFQVASRVGTRVPLNWTASGRLLVGHLPEAERIELFRRCARMSPTGRAEVDATALSAAAGKAFQQRLSMQIAESDYAVACIASPVCDRDGKCVATISIVLPEQKVLSDESHYTDRVRASAERIETTMGWRDR, from the coding sequence TTGGACGCGATATCTCGACCCGCCGATGCCGAGACCGCTGGAAACGGTGGCAAGCGCTCCCGGGTATCGGGCATCGATCGCGCCCTGCAGGTGATCGACTATCTCTACGAGACCGGCGAGCCAGCTGGCGGCTATGCCATCGCCAAGGCGATCAAGGCGCCGCTCTCGACCGTCTACGTCATCATCGACGACCTCGTCGAAAAGAACATGCTGGCGCGAAGCCCCGACGGGACCATCTGGCTTGGCGCGCGGCTCTACCACTATGGCCTCGCCTATGCGCGCTCGCTCGACTTCATGGGTGTTGCCAACCGCGAAATGCACGATCTGTGCCGCGACGTCGGCGAAACAGTCCAGTTGTGCGGCCGCGAGGGCGACCACATGCTGGTGCTCGCCATGGCGGACGGCCCGAGCCCCTTCCAGGTCGCCTCGCGCGTCGGTACGCGCGTGCCGCTGAACTGGACCGCGTCCGGCAGGCTGCTCGTCGGGCACCTGCCAGAGGCCGAGCGCATCGAACTTTTCAGGCGCTGCGCCCGCATGTCGCCGACCGGGCGTGCCGAGGTGGACGCCACCGCCCTGTCGGCCGCCGCGGGAAAGGCCTTCCAGCAGCGGCTTTCGATGCAGATTGCCGAGTCCGATTATGCAGTGGCCTGCATTGCCTCGCCGGTCTGCGACCGCGATGGCAAATGTGTCGCCACGATCTCCATTGTCTTGCCGGAGCAGAAGGTCCTCTCCGACGAGAGCCATTACACCGACCGCGTGCGCGCCTCCGCCGAGCGGATCGAAACCACGATGGGTTGGCGCGACCGCTAG
- a CDS encoding aminotransferase class V-fold PLP-dependent enzyme — translation MTEDIRCKLGLRPVINVSGTMTSLGASIVVPEAIAAMGEILPQFVEINDLQRKASAVIARLTGAEAGYVTASCSAGISLAVAGAMTGDNLLAIERLPDVTPARNEVIVQMGHIISYGAPVDQAIRLAGAKPVIIGQATSTHRFHMENAITDKTAAAVYVVSHHVVDYGLLNLIEFVEIAHARGVPVIVDAASEYDLRIFLAQGADMALYSGHKFLGGPTSGIVAGCKDLVRHAFLQNLGIGRGMKVGKESVYGVMAALEAWEKRDHAGIRERETGYLMLWKETLDGRPGVHAVIEPDPTKNPLDRLRVNISAQEAHITAWDLAAVLAAGDQPIIVRDHEVEHHYFYLDPCNLHPGQETIVARRLAEELDRARASNEIIATPFENRSRHRFDGLLRWPD, via the coding sequence ATGACAGAAGACATCCGCTGCAAGCTCGGCCTGCGACCTGTGATCAATGTGTCGGGGACGATGACGAGTCTCGGTGCCTCGATTGTCGTGCCGGAAGCCATCGCCGCGATGGGCGAGATCCTGCCGCAGTTTGTCGAAATCAACGATCTCCAGCGCAAGGCAAGCGCTGTGATTGCCCGCCTGACCGGCGCAGAGGCGGGCTATGTGACGGCGTCGTGCTCGGCCGGCATCTCGCTGGCCGTTGCCGGCGCCATGACTGGCGACAATTTGCTGGCGATCGAGCGGTTGCCGGACGTGACGCCTGCCAGGAATGAAGTGATTGTCCAGATGGGACACATCATCAGCTATGGCGCGCCGGTCGACCAGGCCATCCGCTTGGCGGGCGCCAAGCCTGTCATCATCGGGCAGGCGACATCTACCCATCGCTTCCACATGGAGAACGCCATCACCGACAAGACGGCTGCTGCAGTCTATGTCGTGTCGCACCATGTGGTCGACTACGGCCTGCTCAACCTGATCGAGTTCGTCGAGATCGCCCATGCCAGAGGCGTGCCAGTCATCGTCGACGCGGCGTCCGAATATGATCTGCGCATCTTCCTGGCGCAGGGGGCCGACATGGCTCTCTATTCAGGCCACAAGTTCTTGGGCGGGCCGACCTCCGGCATCGTCGCCGGCTGCAAGGACCTTGTCCGCCACGCCTTCCTGCAGAACCTCGGCATCGGCCGCGGCATGAAGGTCGGCAAGGAAAGCGTCTATGGCGTCATGGCCGCGCTGGAAGCCTGGGAGAAGCGCGACCATGCAGGTATTCGCGAACGCGAGACGGGCTATCTCATGCTTTGGAAGGAAACGCTCGACGGCCGTCCCGGCGTCCACGCCGTGATCGAGCCCGACCCGACGAAGAACCCGCTCGACCGGCTGCGCGTCAACATCAGCGCACAGGAGGCGCATATCACTGCCTGGGATCTGGCAGCGGTGCTGGCCGCGGGCGACCAGCCGATCATCGTGCGCGACCATGAGGTCGAGCATCACTACTTCTATCTCGACCCCTGCAACCTGCATCCCGGCCAGGAGACGATTGTGGCCAGGCGATTGGCCGAGGAGCTCGACAGGGCGCGCGCTTCCAACGAGATCATCGCCACGCCTTTCGAGAACCGTAGCCGCCATCGCTTCGACGGCCTGCTGCGCTGGCCGGACTGA